A segment of the Leptolyngbya sp. NIES-3755 genome:
TGAATGAATAATCCAAATCGAGCGATCGCGAAGCCAAATCCGATTAGTGCGATCGAAGTCCTCAACCAAGCTAAGAACGTCCGCTCGTTCGCTTGATGTTCTCGTTGTCGATCGATTTTTGGTTCCTTCATATCGGATCTAGCGCTTTCTCCTCATCGTATATCGCTTCAACTTTCTTGGAATGATACGATCGATCAAGATTTCTGTTTCAGGATTGCCTCATGTCGATCATCGTTTCACCCGAAGACCTTGAACTGTTTCGCGAACAACTTTCTGATCATCCCAATGCACTTGCAGCGTTAGACGTGATCGAGGATTGTGATGGCGATCTCGAAGATGCAGCGATTTCTTTGGCGATTCGATCGGGACAGTTGCCCGAAGAAAATGAAGGCTGGATCGTGGGACTGGCGAAACGATGGCGACATATTCTCTGTGAAGCGCAGTTGAAAGAAGGATTGGAGGATGGCTTGTCGGGAGAAGTCGTCGATACGATCGTCACCCAAACCGACCTGCCGATGCGACTAGCCGTTCCAGTCGCAATCTATGTGATTAAAACGGGAGTTGAACCGTTTTGTCAGCCGATGCAAGAGAAAATGTTTTGAGCAATAAAGAAGGACAAAATGTCAGCCTCTATGATGTGGGGCTAACACTCTGTCCCGAAAGTTGCTATTGATTATCAATGCCTTTATGAAGTCGGCAGTATTGAATCAGGATGCAACTTGATGCCGTTCCAAAAATGATTGGGTTTTGTAACGACAAATACTATCCTTGCATACTGCCGACTGTTGCGTTTTGATTGCAAAAGTAGTCTAAAAATGTTTGCACTACTTTACAAGCTTTCAACTCAGGTTAATTTAGAGCGTTGCTGTTTGGATTTGCTCGATCGACATTGAACGGAGCTAGACTCAACCCCAGTTCGCTGCTACTCTCCGTCACGGAAGAACAACAGATTTTCCTGCTGCTCTGGAGTGAGTGTGGGATTATCAGGAGTCACGCTTGTGGTACGGATTTGAATCGGAGTATCGCCACCCACCGCTCGTCGCTGAGTGCCGCCGCCTGGATTGGTCACAGGTCGCCATCGTCCAATTTCACCTGTTCCTGGACTTCCTCCCAGACTTGCATAGTACAAGTTGCCATCCGGTCCAGTTGTAATCTGTGCCAAACCAAATAAACCATCTGCAAATCGTCGCTGACCTGAAACTGCACCATTCGCATCCAGAATCAACGCATCGATTGTTCCCTTACTCAAATCTGTGATGAATAAGTTGTCATCATAGATCGCTGGGAAAGTTTCTCCTGTGTAGAAGTCGCCCACCCCGATCGCATTTCCACCAGAGCCAAAGTGTCGATAGCTATACCAAGGAGCCGTCACCGGACGACCACTGGTATAGAACGCTTGAACACTGGATAAGTTCTGATAGCCACCGGTTCTCAAGCTCGTCCCGTTTCCACCTTCATAAGCCACCCAACCGAAGTTTTCTCCACCTCGTCCGGTGTTGACTTCTTCCCATTGGGTCCAGCCCACATCACCGACATAGACTTGCCCATTGTCTTTGTTCACTGTGAAACGGAATGGGTTTCTAAGTCCCAACTGCCAAACCTTCGATCGATTACTTTTTAGGTCGCGATTGTAGATACTTTGTGGATCGCCATCGTAGAACGGATTCGTAGAAAGTCCATCTCCAGTAATCGGATCAATCCGCAGAATCTTACCGGACAAACTATCGATCGACAAGGTTCTCACGGCTCTTGGATCGACATCATTATAGGAAGCTCCGTCACCGTTACTGACATACAAGAAGCCATCTGTCCCAAATTTCACTGTGCCGATCGAGTGCGATTCACTATCTAAGTTCAAGAAGTCCTGGATGTAGTTGCCATTTGCATCTAAACCAGATTCTCGAATCGTGAAATCGCTCGTACTGTTTCTGTCGGGTCTACTAATGTTCGCCCAAGTACTGTTTTTACCGAGGATTACAACTTCAGAAGCAGGATTGATTGTGACGACTCCATTCGCGATCGATGCTGTAAATCGTCCGAGTCGTGCAGTTCTGTTTCCAACTTGGTCACGGGCTGCCAGTCCTGTTCCTTGA
Coding sequences within it:
- a CDS encoding hypothetical protein (conserved hypothetical protein;~similar to AA sequence:cyanobase_aa:LBDG_22070), which gives rise to MSIIVSPEDLELFREQLSDHPNALAALDVIEDCDGDLEDAAISLAIRSGQLPEENEGWIVGLAKRWRHILCEAQLKEGLEDGLSGEVVDTIVTQTDLPMRLAVPVAIYVIKTGVEPFCQPMQEKMF